GAGCAAGCGGCAGCAGTTCACGGAATCAACATTGAGCAACTTTTAGAAAAATTAAACGCTTAATTCATAAAAATAAGCTTAGAGAATAGAGATATTCCTAAGCTTATTTTTTTACTTCGCCCATTCACTTAATTTATTCAAATCTTTGATGATGATCTTCTTCTTGTCAATATGGATGGAACCTTCTTTTTTAAATTGACTTAAGGCTCTGCTGACAGTTTCCCTAGCTGTACCAATTAAATTTGCCAACTCCTGCCGAGAAATGTCCAAATGAATCTCAATTCCTTCCGATGTTTCTTTCCCATTACTTTTAGCCAGCTTTAAAATGGTTTGGGCTGTTCGTGCATAGGTATCTCCTAAGGCCAGCTCCTTCACCTTTTGTTGAGAGTTATAAAGCTTTTTGCTGAATTCCTTTATGATATGCAATGCAATCTCTGCATTTTTTCGAATCAGTTCCTCTAAATCTTCATTCCGAATCGTTCCAATACACGCATCTTCTAAAACTTCAGCGCCAGCAGGATAAGCAACATCATTAAATAAGGCGACCTCTGCAAAAACATCACCGTGGGAAAGAATCGCAAAAATAAGTTCCCTTCCATCCGGCGTCGTTTTATATATCTTTATTTTGCCTGATTTTATAAAGTAAAATGCCTCTCCCTTATCCCCTTCCATAAATATAATAGTACCTTTTCGCAAATTTTTCTCTATTGTAATACTATTGATTTTCTCTAAATCTTCATCGCTTAATTCTCCAAAAACAGGGATTTTCCTCAACATAAGAATCTCTTCCTTTTTCAACATCCTACCTCCCTTAAAATTACAATCACCATGATCTCA
Above is a genomic segment from Alkaliphilus oremlandii OhILAs containing:
- a CDS encoding Crp/Fnr family transcriptional regulator — encoded protein: MLKKEEILMLRKIPVFGELSDEDLEKINSITIEKNLRKGTIIFMEGDKGEAFYFIKSGKIKIYKTTPDGRELIFAILSHGDVFAEVALFNDVAYPAGAEVLEDACIGTIRNEDLEELIRKNAEIALHIIKEFSKKLYNSQQKVKELALGDTYARTAQTILKLAKSNGKETSEGIEIHLDISRQELANLIGTARETVSRALSQFKKEGSIHIDKKKIIIKDLNKLSEWAK